AGCAGTTGATTCAACTTTTGCAAAGCTCTGATATCCGAGATACCCTGGTTAAAAAGTTCGATTTGTATAAAAAATACGAAATCGAAGCAGGGAAACCGGGAGCAAAGTTTGAGGTGGAAAAAGCTTACAACGATTTTGTAGGGATAAATAAAACCAAGTTCGAGTCTATAGAAATTAACGTAGAGGATTATAGCCCAGATACGGCCATGCTTATGGTTAGGGAGATAATTACTCAGGTTAACTTAAAAGCAAGAAAGCTACAGCGCGAAAAGTCAGCAGAAATTTTGGTGATGACGGGTGAGCAAATTGATTATTACGAAGCTCATTTAGATAGCGTTGAGAAAAGGCTTAACGAGTTAAGAGAACAATATGGCCTGCTTGATTACGAAACGCAAACTCAAGAGGTAACACAAGGATACTTTAGGGTGGCGGCTGCAGGAAAAGGCGGTGAGGCAAAAAGAAAAGCAGAGAAAATCTTAGAAGGGCTTGCCAAGCATGGTGGTGAATTCCAAAGATTAAGCGTTTTAAAAGAATTGGGAGAGGAAGAGCTGGCAGAGCTTTACACCGAAAACCAATCAGCCTTAAACGACATTAATAAAAAGCTTACATATACCAATGAGGTGGTATCACCAGCGGTTCCAGATAAAAAATCTTATCCAATTCGTTGGTTAATTGTATTTACTGCTGTTTTTGCAACGGCATTGTTTAGCACGCTTCTTCTACTTGTATTTAACGCAAGTAAGTCTTGGTAAAACACATTAAGGAAAATAAGGCAATCTGGCTTACCGTAGCTTTCTTGGTGGTAAACGTAGCTTTACTCACCCAGGAAGTGTTATGGGGATGGGCGCTTCCGGCCGTTTTGGCAATAGCGCTTATCGCTATTTATAAGTACGATTGGCTTATTGCTTTTTGTGTTTTTGCAACCCCTCTGTCTTTCAATTTCGAGGAGTTGGATTTGGGAGGAGTTGGATTCTTTTTTCCAACCGAACCCATATTTTTTGGACTGCTTATTCTGGCGCTTATGCAAACTATAGTGCGCAGTCCGGTGTCAGCTAGCTTTGCTAAACACCACGTTTCACTGGTTATTTTGTTTGGCCTCTTTTGGATGGGGGTTTGCACCTATGCCAGTACCATGCCTATTGTTTCTCTTAAGTATTTTATAGCGAGATTATGGTTTGTAGTGGTGCTGTTCTTTTTAACGGGGCAGATATTTAAGCAGCATAAAAAAATAGAGGTGTTTTTATGGTTGTATATGGGGCCGCTTTGTTTGGTGGTTCTTCATTCCATTTACAACCTATCAACCGATTCTTTTACTGACATGGCCGCCCACTGGGCTAGTCAGCCTTTTTTCAAGGATCACACCTCCTATGGTGCGGTGTTGGCTATGTATATCCCCGCAGCCATAATTTTGGCATTAAGACCTTCGAGATCCATTTTAATAAAGGCATTAAAAATTACCGTAGCGGTAATCCTTTTTGCTGGAGTTATTTTCTCCTATACAAGGGCAGCCTGGGTGAGCTTAGTAGGAGCTCTGGGAGTGTACGTAATTCTTAAGTTAAAGATTAAGTTTTCGGTAGTTGCAACCGGAATCGTAATGGTACTGGGTTTATATTTTATCTATCAAGATCAGATTTTAGAAAGCCTGGAGAAAAACGAAAAAGAATCTTCAGAAGAGCTCGTCGATCACGTAGAGTCTATTTCCAATATTAGTTCCGATGCCAGTAATTTGGAGCGTATAAATAGATGGAATTCAGCATTGCGTATGTTCTATAAAAAGCCAATCTTCGGTTTTGGACCAGGAACCTACATGTTTCAATATGCACCTTTTCAACGTGCGGATGAAAAAACCATCATCAGTACCAATTTTGGGGAGGTAGGTAATGCGCATAGCGAATACCTGGGTCCGCTTTCTGAGGGTGGATTTATGGGGATGCTTTCATTCGTAGCCCTGCTGATAGTAATTTTACGTTTGGGGCTAAATCTATATTATCGCCTAGATCCAGGAGTTACAAGAGATATAGTAATGGCCCTACTGCTGGGATTAATCACTTACTTTATCCACGGTGTCTTAAATAACTATTTAGATACCGACAAGGCATCGGTTCCATTCTGGACCTTTATCGCAGCTTTGGTTGCCATCGATCTTTGGCACAGCAAGAATAATAAGGAGGAAGAAACGGCTGGGTAGCCCAGCGTTTTAGTTTTTAGACAGCCTTTTTAGAACGGCAATCTCTTTCATTTTTTCACGTGCCTCAACGGCTGGAACACCGAAGTATTTTTTGGCACCTTCAATGCTTTTTGTTACCCCAGATTTCCCGAGAATTTCCGCAAAATCTCCTATGGTAACACCGCTAACCACGGCTACATTTCCCCATATGGTAACGTTATTGCCAATGGTAACACAACCGGCAATAGCACTTTGAGCAGCCATCAAAACGTTTTCACCTAAAATGGTGTCATGACCAATGTGGATCATGTTGTCTAGCTTAGATCCCGAGCCAATAATGGTGTCGCTGGTAACGCCTTTGTCTATGGTGCAATTGGCTCCAATATCTACACGGTCTCCAATAACCACCCTTCCACAGGAGTACATGGCATTGTGTTTACCGTCTTTTCTTTGATAATAAAATGCCGAAGCACCAATTACTGCATTGGCGTGAATTACTACATCATTTCCGACAACAGTGCCGGGATATAATACCACTCCGGGGTATATGGTGCAATTTTCCCCTATCCTAACGTCGGTTCCAATTTTAACATCCTCCGCTATCCAGGTGTTTTTGCCACTAATGGCTTCGCTAGGGTGTGGGTGAAATCCTTTGGGAGGATTAAATGTTTTTCCTAGAAAGTTGAAAGCGTTACAAGGAGACTCGCAAATAATAATGCCCTTTCCTTCGGGAATGGAAGCTACTTCTTTATCAATAAGGATTAGGGTAGCTGGGGAGTTGAGAACCTTTTCGTAGTACTTAGGATGATCTACAAAGGCGATATCACCAGCTTCAACTCGGTGAATTTCGTTTAAGCCGTACGCAAAAAGCGAATCGGGTCCCTTAAAGGTTCCCTTTACCAAATTGGCGATATCACTCGCTTTTTGCGCCTGCTTAAATTTCATAGTGTTATTTAACGCGTTCTACGTAAGAACGAGTCTTTGTATCTACTTTAATCTTATCTCCGATGTTAATAAACAAAGGAACTCGAATTTCTGCACCAGTTTCTAGGGTGGCAGGTTTCAAGCTATTGGTTGCAGTGTCACCTTTAATACCAGGCTCGGTATAGGTTACTTCCATTTCCACTGCAGTAGGAAGATCGCAAGTTAAAGGTCTTTCCTCATCGGCATGAAATAGGATCTCAACGATGTCACCTTCTTTCATAAGGTCGGAATTCTCTACCAAGGATTCTTCGATATTAATTTGCTCGAAAGTATCGGTGTGCATAAAGTGAAAACCAAGTTCGTCTTTGTATAAGAACTGGTATTTTCTACGCTCTATGGTAATAGGGTCAATTTTTACACCCGCATTAAAGGTGTTGTCTAAAACCTTTCCTGTAGTTAAACTTCTAAGTTTAGTTCTAACGAAAGCGGCTCCTTTTCCAGGTTTAACATGTTGAAATTCAATGATTTGAAAAAGGTCGTGGTTATGCTTAATGCATAGTCCGTTTTTTATATCCGATGTAGTTGCCATGAGAAATAATGTAAAAAGTGCTGCAATATTACACTTTTGTTAGGGATTAAGAGTTAGCGCAGGTTGGCAAAATGGAGCTTCAATTTCAGGTTGATTGCTCGCCACAACAAGAATTTTGTTTTGGGTTAGTTGTTCGCAGGTTTCCCAATACCACTTTGTAGCGGTGTTATCTAGATTAGAAGCGGGTTCATCTAGAAATACAAATTCAGACTCCATGCTTAGCGCCAATAATAGTTTAACGCGCTGCTTCATTCCACTAGAAAAATTGGAGACTTTCTTTTTCCCGAGAATTTTTTTCCTCGGTAAAGCCAGTGCATCCACAAAATCAGAAAACTGTGAGAAAACTAAGGGTCTAAAACCGTTAACCAAATGGTAGAGTTCCTTTAAGGTAAGTTCCTCGTACAGTCCAATGGCTGGGGCGCATAAAGCAATGTGCTTAAAAAGCTGTTCACGCTTTATTTCAGTATCCTGGATTTTCCAGATAATGTTTCCTTCACTGCATTTTTCCATTCCAGAAAGGCAACGAAGGAGGGTTGATTTTCCCGATCCGTTTCCGCCGGTAATAAGATGCTTCCCCTGAGAAAAAGAAAAGTCTATTCCAGCAAAAATTTGTTGCTTAGAATAGACTTTACTAGCGTTTATTACCTCAATTTTCATTTAAGAAATACCTCTAATGATACCTTTCTCAGAATTATTGATAAAGCTTAAAATAATTTCTTTGTGTTGAGAGGCCGGTATTTCTAATTCAGCAATTTTTAATGCCTTAGAAATGTTGTTATTATGAACGTAAATTAGACGATAGATATCCTCAATCTCTAAAATTTCCTTGTCCTCGAAACCTCTTCTTTTTAATCCAATAGAGTTTACTCCTATATAACTAAGGGGTTCTCTTGCTGCTTTTACGTATGGAGGTACATTTTTTCTTACCAGCGACCCTCCACCAATAAAGCAATGGGCTCCAAGGGTTAAAAACTGTTGTATTGCCGCAGAACCTTCTACAATTACGTGATCCTCTATGGTTACATGACCCGCAACATTTACAGAGTTGGCAATGATTACATTGTTACCCACCAAACAATCGTGAGCAAGGTGCACGTAGGCCATAAGAAGGCAGTTGTTTCCAACCACTGTTTTATCTCTATCTGTGGTTCCCTTGTTAATGGTTACACATTCGCGAATTTGACAATTGTCTCCAATTTCTACGGTAGTGTATTCGCCTTTGTATTTAAGGTCTTGGGGAATGGCTGAGATAACTGCGCCTGGAAAAATTCTACAATTGTTACCTATTCTAGCGCCATCCATAATAACGGCTCCAGGACCAATCCAACAGTTTTCTCCAATTACAACGTCGCCGTAGATTGTAGCAAATGGTTCTACTACGGTTCCCTTTCCGACTTTAGCATCGGGATGAATATTTGCAACTGCTGACATTAAACTTTATCCTTTATTACTTGTGCCATCATTTCTGCCTGCCCAACAACTTCTCCATTTACATAGGCTTTTCCGTCCATGTGTACGATTCCACGGCGTATTGGAGTTAAAAGTCTAAGCTCAAAAACCAGCGTATCACCTGGAATTACTTTTTTCTTAAATCGCACATTGTCGATCTTTAAAAAGTAGGTAGAGTAGTTTTCTGGGTCGGGTTGTTGGTGTAATGCGAAAATTCCACCCACTTGAGCCATGGCTTCAACCTGTAAAACTCCTGGCATTACTGGGTTTCCAGGGAAATGGCCTTGGAAAAACTGCTCGTTCATGGTAACATTCTTAATTCCAATAATGGAATTATCGGTTACCTCCATAATTCTATCCACTAGTAAAAACGGATAGCGATGGGGAAGCATTTTTTCAATTTGATTGATATCGTATACAGGCTCTGCATCTAAATTAATAGCAGGTCCTTTCGACTCTTGTTCCTTTAATTTTTCTTTTAAAAGCTTACAGAAAGCCACATTTCCAGCATGACCAGGTCTTGCCGCTAAAATGTGTCCGCGAATTCTAAATCCAAGTAGGGCAAGATCCCCCACGATATCCAATAACTTGTGTCGTGCAGGTTCGTTCTCGAATTTTAATTCAGAATTGTTTAATACCCCTATTCCCTCTACAGAGACTTCTAATCCTTCCTTACCCAATTTTTTGGCAAGGGCATCAAGTTCTTCTTTAGATACATTAGGACGCTCTACTAAAACAATGGCGTTGTCTAAATCTCCACCTTTAATTAGGTTTTGATCTGCAAGGGCTTCTAATTCTCTAAGGAAAACAAACGTTCTACAAGGAGCTATTTCCTCTTTAAAAGAGGCCAAATTGTACATAGAAGCATGCTGTGTACCCAATGCTGGCGAGCGGTAATCTACCATTACGGTAATTCTATATTCTCCACCATCTGTTGGTACTGCGAGCATTTCAACTTCCTTCTCAGGATCTTCGAAGGTGATGTTTTCCTTAAGTACAAAGTATTTTTTGTGGCCTTCTTGTTCTTTTTTTCCCACCTTTTCAATGGCCTCAATAAACTTCAGTGAGCTCCCGTCCATAATGGGTACCTCGGGTCCATCGAGTTCTATGATAGCATTGTCAATGCCCAAAGAGTATATGGCCGCTAAAAGGTGTTCAGTGGTATGCACCACCGCTTCGCCGTCTTTTATAGAGGTACCTCTAGCAGTGGAAAAAACCTTTTCGACACTTGCTTTTACAGTGGGCTGCCCCTCTAAATCGACGCGTTTAAAAACGTAGCCGGTATCCGAATCGGCTGGCAGTATGTTTAAGTTTACAGTTGCTCCTGTGTGTAGACCTACCCCGGAAATACTTACCGGACCAGCCAATGTTTCTTGTTTAGGATCCATTAACCTTGGGTTTGGAATAATTGTTGAATTTTTGACTCTAGTTCTTGTACCTTACTGCGTAAAGCTGGCAAGGTTTTAAATATTACGTACGATCTTTTGTATTCTCCTAATGCAATAGCTGGAGATCCTTGAACAATCATTCCAGGCTCCTTAATGCTATTACCTATACCACTTTGTGCGGCAATTTTTACTTCGTCGGCTATGGTTATATGCCCCACAATTCCAACCTGACCACCTATCATACAGTTTTTGCCAATTTTGGTAGAACCGGCTACTCCCGTTTGCGCTGCAATTACTGTGTTTTCTCCAATGTCTACGTTATGCGCAATTTGTATAAGGTTGTCGAGCTTTACACCCTTTCTTATTCTAGTACTTCCAAGTGTAGCCCTGTCGATAGTGGTATTACTACCTATCTCTACGTGGTCTTCTATAATTACATTCCCAATTTGTGGAACCTTTTTGTAGTTATTTTCTGAGTTGGGTGCAAATCCAAATCCATCGGAACCAATTACACAACCAGAGTGAATGATACAATGTGAACCAATTTCGGTTTGGTCGTAAATGGTTACACCAGATTGAATAATAGTACCTTCTCCAATTACCACATTCTTACCTATGGTAGTGTTGGGATGAATTTTGGCGCCCTTACCTATGCTGGTGTGATCTCCAATATGAACAAAGGCTCCTATGTAACAGTCGTCGCCTAAGCTAACATCATTGCCTTTAAATATGGGTTCTTCTATTCCCGATTTATTGTTGATGAACTGGTTGTAGTGTTCCAAAAGGGTTGCAAAACTCTCGTAAGCATTCGCAACTTTAATTAAAGTGCAATTTACGGGTAGCGATCTTTCAGGTGTAAAGTCTTGATTTACAATTACAACGCTTGCCCCGGTGTCATAAATATATTCGGTGTATTTAGGATTAGCTAAAAAGGTTAAACTTCCTGGTTTTGCCTCTTCAATTTTAGCGAGCGTATTTACCGCTGCTTCCTCATTTCCTTCCACTGTGCCCTCAAGAAGTTGGGCGATTTGCTTGGCCGTGAATTCCATCGCTCAAATATAGAAATATTGGCTCTAGCTATATCTGTGTAATGAAAGAATCGTCAATTTCTTTGGGAAATGCCATGAAATATTTTTTTACCGGTTTTGCCAATGCAGAAAGATTTAAATTGTCTGCTACCTGTTCGGCCTTTTCTAAACTTCCATTCTTTCGCTTTATCATAATTCCCGAACCTTTCGCTAAATAGGCATTGTTCTCCAGCGTTCCTGTTAGTAAATAATACTCCAACTCTGCCTCTGAAATAGAAAGCTTGGATTTTAATTCTTGCTTTATGAACTCCTTCTCGGTGGTATTAAAGGGGTGCTTTCTAATGACTATTCTAAATAGCTTTCGATTTACCATTCGGGTACTAAGGTCTCTGAGTACATAGTCATCGCAGTCTTGCCAGGTTTTTATGGCTGCATGGATGTCGTAGTCGTCTAGCTTAGCAAATTGATTTAATAGCTTGGGATCGGCAACAAAGTCTTCCAACTTAAAGTCGTTTTCTAAAAACAATTTCAAGGCTGGAGTGCAATCTGGTTTTATACCGTTGCGGTAAAGCTCCTTCGCTCGACTTAAAACTTTAACCAACATAAATTCGGCCGCAACAACAGTTTTGTGCAGATAAACCTGCCAGTACATGATCCTTCTTGCAACCAAAAATTTCTCAACAGAATAAATGCCTTTTTCTTCTACAACTAATTGATTTTCATGTAGATCTAGCATTTTAATTATTCGTTGAGATCCAATAACTCCTTCAGAAACACCGGTGTAAAACGAGTCCCTCATTAGGTAGTCCATTCTATCCATATCTAGTTGTCCAGAAACCAATTGGTGCAAAAAGGGTAGGGGATGCTCGTTTTTGAAAATTTTAAGGGCGGTTTCAAATAATTCGGGATCTCTTTCTTTGAAAAATTCCATAAAGAGCAGCGAAAGATGCTCGTGAGTGATGCCTTGTACAATGGAGTGTTCCAAGGCATGAGAAAAGGGGCCATGACCTATATCGTGAAGAAGAATAGCCATAGAAGCCGCCCGGCGATCTAAATCCGAAATTTTATGCCCTTTGGCAAGTAATACCTTTAGCGCTTCATTCATAAGATGCATGGCACCTAAGGCATGGTGAAATCGGGTGTTAATGGCTCCTGGATATACCAGGTGAGTAAGCCCTAGCTGCTTTATTCTTCGCAAGCGTTGAAAATGAGGGTGATCTATTATTTCTAGGCTTAAGCGATCTGGGATGTTAATAAATCCATAAACGGGATCATTAAAAACCTTACTTGTATATGTGTTTCTCAAAATTTAGCAGCTTTGGTATACGAATTACGGAAATTCGGCATTGGAGATGCAAATACTTTAACGCATTAAAATTAAAAGATAGCAATGGCGCACAAAATTCTTTGGGCAGACGACGAAATAGAATTGTTGAAACCACACCTCATTTTCCTAAGAGATAAAGGATATGAGGTGGATACAGTAACCAACGGTAATGATGCCCTGGAAGAAATTGAGCAAAATTCCTACGATATCATTTTCCTCGATGAAAATATGCCCGGGTTAACAGGGCTGCAAACGCTAGAGGAAATAAAACGCAAAAGACCAAACCTCCCAGTAATTATGATTACTAAAAGTGAGGAGGAGTTTATTATGGAGGACGCTATCGGAGCCAAAATTGCCGATTACCTTATAAAGCCGGTTAATCCGAGGCAAATTCTTTCCTCCTTGCGTAAAAATCTGGAATCAAAAGATCTGATTTCCAAAAAGGCCTTTACCAATTATCGACAAGAATTCGGTCAGATTTCAATGGAACTGGGATCTTGTAGAAGCACAGAAGATTTCGTGGAAATCTATAAAAAGCTGGTGTTTTGGGAACTCGAACTCGAGGGGGTGGCGGACCAGGGTATCCGCGAGATATTGGAAATGCAAAAGAAAGAGGCAAGGCAAGAGTTTGGCAAGTTTGTTTCTAGAAATTACCTCTCTTGGATTCAAGATCCAGATGATGAAACCCCCGACCTTTCGCACACCATACTGCAACGGAAATTTATCCCCGAACTAAAGCAGGGTGGAGGAGAAACCACTTTCTTATTAGTAATAGACAATTTAAGATTAGATCAGTGGTACATTCTAAAAGAGGTCTTTACCCAATATTTTAAGGTTGAAAAGGAGTCTGTTTATTGCAGTATCCTTCCTACGGCTACCCATTATGCAAGAAATGCACTTTTTGCAGGACTAATGCCTAGAGAAATAGAAAAGATTTATCCAGATCTGTGGTTGAATGAGGAAGAGGAGGGAAGTAAAAATCAGCACGAAGAGGAGCTATTTAAATCGCATTTAAAAAGGCACGGTAAAAATCTTTCGGTGAAATACCACAAGATTCTTAATCAGGAATACGGGAAAAAAGTAGCCGACAATTTTGCCAATTTAACCCAGGTGGACGTAGCCGTTTTGGTATACAATTTTGTGGATATGCTTTCCCATGCACGAACAGATATGGACGTAATTAAGGAGTTGGCTACCGACGAAGCAGCCTACAGATCTATTACAAAAAGCTGGTTTGAGCACAGTCATCTACTCGATGTATTGAAGAAAATTGCTGAATCGGGATCAAAGCTGGTGCTGACTACCGACCATGGTTCCATAAAAACTTCTAACCCCGTTAAAATTGTTGGCGACCGATCTACAAATACCAATCTTAGATATAAAGTGGGGAAAAATTTGTCGTACAACGCCAAAGATGTTTTTGAAATAAAAAAACCAGAGCAGGCCCATTTACCAAAGGCCAATCTTACCAGCACCTATGTTTTTGCCTACAAGCAAGATTATTTTGTGTATCCAAATAACTATAATCAGTACGTGAAAATGTATAAAGACACTTTTCAACATGGAGGAATTTCCCCAGAGGAAATGTTAGTTCCATTTGTAATTTTGTCGGCAAAATAAAATATGAGGACTTGGTCTAATATTTCACTGGCAGATTTGGAAGACGTGGCACTAGAGATTTCTAGAATTATTAAGCCAGGATTGCCCTTATTGGTAAATGCCGAAATGGGTTCTGGTAAAACCACCTTTGCTGCTAAGTTGGTAAAAGTTTTAGGTGGAAATGAGTTAGAAGTATCGAGTCCTACTTTTAGTATTATCCAGTCGTACCCCCTAGCAGATGGGGGCTTTTTTCACCATGTGGATTTATATCGAATTGAAGATGAAGAAGAATTTCTGGATTTAGATATGGATAGTTATCTTGGGGAAAAGGATTTCTTATATATAGAGTGGCCAGAAATGTTTGATAGATTTTACGATTTGCCTTGTCATAGAATGGAAATTGTAAAGGATAATAAGGTGAGATCCTTCAGAATAAAATAAAGGTCAGTTTCTATCTTTTCCCTTTATCAATTCGTATATTTATTCCACTAATTTTTTAGGATGGATAGCAAATTTGAAGCTTTAAAAGCTTTGGCCCGTGAAGCTGTATTAATACCCCAAGAACAAATGGAGGCTATTGGTACCAAAAAGAAGAAGTTGTTTATTGGAATTCCTAAAGAATGCTCGTTGCAAGAGCATAGGGTGGCGCTTATTCCGGGGGCGGTTAGTTTACTAGTAAATAACGGGCACCGCGTTGTGGTGGAATCCGAAGCTGGTAAACAGCTATCTTTTACCGATCGCGATTATTCCGACGCCGGAGCTCAGATAGTATATTCCTTAAAAGAGGTATATCAAGCTGATATCATCCTTAAAGTAGCACCTCCATCCAACGACGAAATTGCACTTATGCGGCCCGGGCAAACCTTGTTTTCCGCCCTGCAATTAAATGTTCAGCCTAAAGATTGTCTTAAGAAATTAATGGACAAGGGTATTACTGCCGTGGCTTGGGAACACATTAAAGACGAATCTTCAATCTACCCAGTAGTAAGAGCTATGGGGGAGATTGCTGGAAATATGTCTATTCAAATTGCTGCCGAATATTTAAGCAATTCTAAATACGGCTCTGCCCAGTTATTTGGAGGAATTTCAGGAGTACCCCCTACCGAGGTAGTAATTTTAGGTTCGGGAACGGTAGGAGAGTTTGCTACCAGAGCCGCGCTTGGTTTAGGAGCTTCTGTAAAGGTTTTCGACAATAGTATATATCGCCTTCGTAGGTTGCAAAATGATTTAGGAGTTCGCTTATACACCTCCATTATTCAACCCGATATCTTGGCAGACGCATTAAAAACTGCAGATGTTGCAATTGGTGCCGTTAGGTCTCCCTACGGCCGCACCCCATGCATAGTTACAGATGCTATGGTTCGAAATATGAAAAATGGCTCTGTAATCGTCGATATCAGTATAGATCAAGGTGGATGCTTTGAAACCAGTGAGGTTACCACTCACGATAATCCAGTATTTACCAAATACGGCGTAATCCATTATGCAGTGCCCAATGTAGCTTCTCGGGTATCTAAAACTGCTAGTCACGCATTAAGTAATATTTTTGCCCCCATTGTTTTAAATATGTCTGACTCTGGTGGAGTAATGGAGTACATAAAACGCGATCCTGGGTTTAGAAATGGAATTTACCTGTATCGTGGGCACCTTACCAATAAAGTATTGGGAGAAGCCTTTAGTCTTCCCCACCAAGATTTGGATTTAATTCTTCCTGCACTTTAATGAATAGTACATTTTTTAAAAGGCTGCGCCTGTACCTAATTGGGGTATTAATTGGTGCAGTAATGGTGGTTTTTATTTTTAAAGAGAGAACCTCCTTATTAACTTCCTGGCTACCCGAAAATACCGTAATCGAGGCCATTCAAACTTCGGATTTCCAACTTAATGCCACAGACTCCTGCTATTTTAATTGCCTCGGAGCTAATGAGGATCTTAAAGCCTTTTTCGATGAGGCGGATGTGCTTTTTTCAGAAGGGGAAAGAGGAGTTAAAGACGCCAACCGCTATTATATCCTTAAAAACGACGATAAAAGTCTGGAGCGATTGCGTGTAACTTTCGTAAACGATTCTCTAGTTTCCTTTTCCTCTTGGAAGTTAATGGAAGGTAAAAACTGCCCCTGTTAAGAAGCAGTGGCAGAATTTCTGCGCTTTAATTCCATAGAAATTAATTGTAGTTCCCTAGAAGTTTGGCCCGCTACGGAGGTGTTTTCTTCTGCGCGTCTAATTAGGTAAGGCATTACTTCTCTAACCGGTCCATAGGGTACGTATTTTGCTACGTTGAATCCTTCCTTTGAAAGGTTGTAGGAGATATGGTCGCTCATACCTAATAGTTGGGAGAAATAAATTCTAGGATCGTTTTTAGCTAATCCGCGTTTAACGATTTCATCTGCCAGAATTTTGCAGCTATCCTCGTTGTGGGTTCCAGAAACAAAGGCTACATGGTCTAAATTATCTAAGCAGAAAGCCACGCCAACGTTAAAGGATTGGTCGGAGCTTAACTTTTCTCTAAATACTGGCGAGTTGTAACCTTTGTCTTCCGCGCGATCGTGCTCTTTTTCCATGTAGGCACCGCGCACCAATTTTAATCCAACCTTGTACCCGGCCGATTTTGCTCGAATTACTAATTCCTCCAGATATCCAAGTTTATCGTTTCTGTACAGCTGTATGGTGGTGTATA
This region of Luteibaculum oceani genomic DNA includes:
- the lpxD gene encoding UDP-3-O-(3-hydroxymyristoyl)glucosamine N-acyltransferase, producing the protein MEFTAKQIAQLLEGTVEGNEEAAVNTLAKIEEAKPGSLTFLANPKYTEYIYDTGASVVIVNQDFTPERSLPVNCTLIKVANAYESFATLLEHYNQFINNKSGIEEPIFKGNDVSLGDDCYIGAFVHIGDHTSIGKGAKIHPNTTIGKNVVIGEGTIIQSGVTIYDQTEIGSHCIIHSGCVIGSDGFGFAPNSENNYKKVPQIGNVIIEDHVEIGSNTTIDRATLGSTRIRKGVKLDNLIQIAHNVDIGENTVIAAQTGVAGSTKIGKNCMIGGQVGIVGHITIADEVKIAAQSGIGNSIKEPGMIVQGSPAIALGEYKRSYVIFKTLPALRSKVQELESKIQQLFQTQG
- a CDS encoding HD domain-containing protein, which codes for MRNTYTSKVFNDPVYGFINIPDRLSLEIIDHPHFQRLRRIKQLGLTHLVYPGAINTRFHHALGAMHLMNEALKVLLAKGHKISDLDRRAASMAILLHDIGHGPFSHALEHSIVQGITHEHLSLLFMEFFKERDPELFETALKIFKNEHPLPFLHQLVSGQLDMDRMDYLMRDSFYTGVSEGVIGSQRIIKMLDLHENQLVVEEKGIYSVEKFLVARRIMYWQVYLHKTVVAAEFMLVKVLSRAKELYRNGIKPDCTPALKLFLENDFKLEDFVADPKLLNQFAKLDDYDIHAAIKTWQDCDDYVLRDLSTRMVNRKLFRIVIRKHPFNTTEKEFIKQELKSKLSISEAELEYYLLTGTLENNAYLAKGSGIMIKRKNGSLEKAEQVADNLNLSALAKPVKKYFMAFPKEIDDSFITQI
- the porX gene encoding T9SS response regulator signal transducer PorX, which codes for MAHKILWADDEIELLKPHLIFLRDKGYEVDTVTNGNDALEEIEQNSYDIIFLDENMPGLTGLQTLEEIKRKRPNLPVIMITKSEEEFIMEDAIGAKIADYLIKPVNPRQILSSLRKNLESKDLISKKAFTNYRQEFGQISMELGSCRSTEDFVEIYKKLVFWELELEGVADQGIREILEMQKKEARQEFGKFVSRNYLSWIQDPDDETPDLSHTILQRKFIPELKQGGGETTFLLVIDNLRLDQWYILKEVFTQYFKVEKESVYCSILPTATHYARNALFAGLMPREIEKIYPDLWLNEEEEGSKNQHEEELFKSHLKRHGKNLSVKYHKILNQEYGKKVADNFANLTQVDVAVLVYNFVDMLSHARTDMDVIKELATDEAAYRSITKSWFEHSHLLDVLKKIAESGSKLVLTTDHGSIKTSNPVKIVGDRSTNTNLRYKVGKNLSYNAKDVFEIKKPEQAHLPKANLTSTYVFAYKQDYFVYPNNYNQYVKMYKDTFQHGGISPEEMLVPFVILSAK
- the tsaE gene encoding tRNA (adenosine(37)-N6)-threonylcarbamoyltransferase complex ATPase subunit type 1 TsaE, translated to MRTWSNISLADLEDVALEISRIIKPGLPLLVNAEMGSGKTTFAAKLVKVLGGNELEVSSPTFSIIQSYPLADGGFFHHVDLYRIEDEEEFLDLDMDSYLGEKDFLYIEWPEMFDRFYDLPCHRMEIVKDNKVRSFRIK
- a CDS encoding alanine dehydrogenase, with amino-acid sequence MDSKFEALKALAREAVLIPQEQMEAIGTKKKKLFIGIPKECSLQEHRVALIPGAVSLLVNNGHRVVVESEAGKQLSFTDRDYSDAGAQIVYSLKEVYQADIILKVAPPSNDEIALMRPGQTLFSALQLNVQPKDCLKKLMDKGITAVAWEHIKDESSIYPVVRAMGEIAGNMSIQIAAEYLSNSKYGSAQLFGGISGVPPTEVVILGSGTVGEFATRAALGLGASVKVFDNSIYRLRRLQNDLGVRLYTSIIQPDILADALKTADVAIGAVRSPYGRTPCIVTDAMVRNMKNGSVIVDISIDQGGCFETSEVTTHDNPVFTKYGVIHYAVPNVASRVSKTASHALSNIFAPIVLNMSDSGGVMEYIKRDPGFRNGIYLYRGHLTNKVLGEAFSLPHQDLDLILPAL